A part of Synechococcus sp. KORDI-49 genomic DNA contains:
- a CDS encoding TIGR03643 family protein, with product MVRILGFSQDLDTISTTVAGSMRGFQPDEIDRIIEMAWEDRTTFDAIHAQYGVTEPEVIALMRTELKPSSFRMWRKRVTGRKTKHGFTSGSQRFRAACHR from the coding sequence ATGGTCCGGATCCTCGGGTTCTCGCAGGATCTGGATACCATCTCCACAACAGTTGCAGGTTCGATGCGCGGTTTTCAGCCTGATGAGATTGACAGGATCATCGAAATGGCCTGGGAGGACCGCACAACTTTTGACGCGATACACGCTCAGTACGGAGTGACTGAGCCTGAGGTGATTGCGTTGATGAGAACGGAACTAAAACCATCATCATTCCGGATGTGGCGCAAGCGTGTGACAGGGCGGAAGACGAAGCATGGTTTCACATCCGGATCTCAACGGTTCCGAGCGGCGTGCCATCGCTGA
- the mfd gene encoding transcription-repair coupling factor, with protein MPLSSLVRQLQEAALTGELLERSRRPDRLLMRGAGRGCRALVASAMAQRDKRPLLVVVPTLEEAGRWTALLELMGWSTTHLYPTSEGSPYEPFDPTSEIVWGQLQVLSDLIAEPSQANRAIVATERCLQPHLPPAKALSERCRILRRGDQVNLEDLGETLARLGYERVSSIDQEGTWSRRGDIVDVFPVSSELPVRLEFFGEELDKLREFDPASQRSLDPIDQLQLTPTGFSPLIADALRERMPEGLDRLLQEQEVDLLLDGGTPEGMRRLMGLAWQEPASLLDYLGEDCFVVIDERRHGLAHGQQWLDHAREHHNEMAAERGLNDGDRDRLWPGLLHRDIDEAFGAAEGFKGFDLAELLEEDSHPNSFDLASRPVPAYPNQFGKLGELIKGFQQERIATWLVSAQPSRAVALLEEHDCISRFVSNSADAAAITRLIQQNTPVALKARGNAELEGLQLPAWRIALVTDREFFGQQTLTSSGYMRRRRKAASRTVDPNKMRPGDFVVHRNHGVGRFKAMEKLAISGDVRDYLVVQYADGLLRVAADQLGSLGRYRATSEKAPELNRMGGTAWTKAKERARKAVRKVAMDLVKLYAERHKANGFAYPTDGPWQSELEESFPYEPTPDQLKATADVKRDMEKPEPMDRLVCGDVGFGKTEVAIRAIFKAITAGRQVAMLAPTTVLAQQHWRTLSERFAPYPIKVSLLNRFRTASERKTILEGLKQGTIDAVVGTHQLLNKGAAFDKLGLLVVDEEQRFGVNQKEKIKVLRKDVDVLTLSATPIPRTLYMSLSGVREMSLITTPPPLRRPIKTHLATLDPEAVRSAIRQELDRGGQVFYVVPRVEGIEDVAAGLRTMLPGLKLLVAHGQMAEGELESAMVAFNAGEADVMLCTTIVESGLDIPRVNTILIEDAHRFGLSQLYQLRGRVGRSGIQAHAWLFYPGNASLSDTARQRLRAIQEFAQLGSGYQLAMRDMEIRGVGNLLGVEQSGQMEAIGFDLYMEMLQESLAEIQGQDIPSVDDTQVDLPVTAFVPAEWITDADEKIAAYRAAADCESSEALVELAAGWADRYGALPAAVQSLLQLMEMKLLAKRCGFSRIKPEKPNIVLETPMEEPAFRLLRQGLPQHLHGRLVYQAGNGILHKVMARGLGVLPMEKQLEQLMEWLRLMAAQIPDAEGVSSAEREAAERERNASVLRV; from the coding sequence ATGCCCCTCAGTTCTCTGGTGCGTCAGCTGCAGGAGGCAGCACTCACCGGGGAACTGCTGGAGCGCAGCCGGCGTCCTGATCGTCTGCTCATGCGCGGTGCCGGTCGTGGTTGCCGGGCGCTGGTGGCCAGCGCCATGGCCCAGCGCGACAAACGACCGCTGCTGGTGGTGGTGCCAACTCTGGAGGAGGCGGGCCGCTGGACCGCGCTGCTGGAGTTGATGGGATGGAGCACAACCCATCTGTATCCAACCAGCGAGGGCTCTCCTTACGAACCCTTCGATCCCACCAGTGAGATCGTGTGGGGACAGCTTCAGGTTCTCAGCGATCTGATCGCAGAGCCAAGCCAGGCCAACCGGGCGATCGTGGCGACGGAACGCTGCCTTCAGCCGCATCTGCCACCTGCGAAGGCCCTCTCAGAGCGTTGCCGGATCCTGCGGCGGGGAGATCAGGTGAATCTCGAGGACCTGGGGGAGACCCTCGCCAGGTTGGGCTACGAACGCGTCTCCTCGATCGACCAGGAAGGGACCTGGAGCCGCAGGGGCGACATCGTTGATGTGTTTCCCGTCAGCAGCGAGCTGCCGGTGCGACTGGAGTTCTTCGGGGAGGAGCTCGACAAGCTCAGAGAGTTCGACCCCGCCAGCCAGCGCTCCCTTGATCCAATCGATCAGCTGCAGCTGACACCCACCGGTTTCAGCCCTCTGATCGCCGACGCTCTGCGCGAACGGATGCCCGAGGGTCTGGATCGTCTGCTGCAGGAGCAGGAGGTTGATCTGTTGCTCGATGGGGGCACACCGGAGGGGATGCGACGCCTGATGGGGCTCGCCTGGCAGGAACCGGCATCACTGCTCGACTACCTCGGCGAGGACTGCTTCGTCGTCATCGACGAACGCCGTCACGGTCTCGCCCACGGGCAGCAATGGCTCGACCATGCCCGTGAACATCACAACGAGATGGCCGCGGAACGGGGCCTGAACGATGGGGATCGGGACCGTCTCTGGCCAGGTCTGCTGCACCGGGATATCGACGAGGCTTTCGGCGCGGCGGAGGGCTTCAAAGGCTTCGATCTGGCGGAACTGCTGGAGGAGGACTCCCATCCGAACAGCTTCGATCTCGCCAGCCGCCCCGTCCCGGCCTATCCGAACCAGTTCGGCAAGCTCGGAGAACTGATCAAGGGATTCCAGCAGGAGCGGATCGCCACCTGGCTGGTCTCCGCTCAGCCAAGTCGGGCCGTGGCCCTTCTCGAGGAACACGACTGCATCAGCCGGTTCGTGTCCAACAGTGCCGATGCCGCGGCCATCACGCGCCTGATCCAGCAGAACACTCCGGTGGCTCTGAAGGCACGCGGCAATGCCGAGCTGGAGGGCCTGCAACTGCCGGCCTGGCGGATTGCGCTGGTCACCGACCGGGAGTTTTTCGGGCAGCAGACGCTGACATCAAGCGGCTATATGAGACGCCGGCGCAAAGCCGCCAGTCGCACGGTGGATCCGAACAAGATGCGGCCGGGAGATTTCGTGGTGCACCGCAACCACGGGGTCGGACGCTTCAAGGCGATGGAGAAGCTCGCCATCAGCGGGGATGTCCGCGACTACCTCGTTGTGCAGTACGCCGACGGGCTGCTGCGGGTGGCCGCCGATCAGCTGGGCAGCCTCGGCCGGTATCGGGCCACCAGTGAAAAAGCTCCGGAGCTGAACCGCATGGGAGGCACCGCCTGGACCAAGGCGAAGGAGCGGGCCAGGAAGGCCGTGCGCAAGGTGGCGATGGACCTGGTGAAGCTCTACGCCGAGCGACACAAGGCGAACGGATTCGCCTACCCCACGGATGGGCCCTGGCAGAGCGAGCTCGAGGAATCCTTCCCCTACGAACCCACCCCGGACCAGCTGAAGGCGACCGCCGATGTGAAACGGGACATGGAGAAACCGGAGCCGATGGATCGACTCGTGTGCGGTGATGTTGGATTCGGCAAGACGGAGGTGGCGATCCGGGCGATCTTCAAGGCGATCACCGCAGGACGCCAGGTGGCGATGCTCGCCCCCACCACCGTTCTGGCCCAGCAGCACTGGCGCACCCTTTCGGAACGGTTCGCTCCGTATCCGATCAAGGTCTCACTGCTGAACCGGTTCCGGACGGCCTCGGAGCGCAAGACCATTCTTGAAGGCCTCAAGCAGGGCACGATCGATGCCGTGGTCGGGACTCACCAGCTGCTCAACAAGGGGGCGGCATTCGACAAGCTCGGGCTGCTGGTGGTGGACGAAGAACAGCGCTTCGGCGTCAATCAGAAGGAGAAGATCAAGGTTCTGCGCAAGGACGTCGACGTTCTGACCCTGTCGGCTACCCCGATTCCGCGAACGCTCTACATGAGCCTGTCGGGAGTGCGCGAAATGAGTCTGATCACCACACCGCCGCCGCTGCGCCGACCGATCAAGACGCATCTGGCCACCCTCGATCCCGAAGCGGTGCGCAGCGCCATCCGCCAGGAGCTCGATCGCGGCGGCCAGGTCTTCTACGTGGTGCCACGGGTGGAAGGAATCGAGGATGTGGCCGCAGGCTTGAGGACCATGCTTCCAGGCCTGAAGCTGCTGGTGGCCCACGGTCAGATGGCGGAGGGCGAACTGGAAAGCGCCATGGTGGCCTTCAACGCCGGTGAAGCTGATGTGATGCTCTGCACCACGATCGTGGAGAGCGGTCTGGACATCCCCCGGGTCAACACGATCCTGATCGAGGATGCCCATCGCTTCGGACTGTCGCAGCTCTACCAACTGCGAGGGCGGGTGGGACGCAGCGGTATCCAGGCCCACGCCTGGCTGTTCTATCCCGGCAATGCCTCCCTGAGTGACACCGCCCGGCAGCGGCTCCGGGCGATTCAGGAGTTTGCGCAGCTGGGGAGCGGCTATCAGCTGGCGATGCGGGATATGGAGATCCGCGGCGTGGGCAATCTGCTCGGCGTGGAGCAGAGCGGCCAGATGGAGGCGATCGGCTTTGACCTCTACATGGAGATGCTGCAGGAGTCCCTCGCCGAAATCCAGGGGCAGGACATTCCATCGGTGGACGACACCCAGGTGGATCTGCCCGTGACCGCATTCGTCCCAGCGGAATGGATCACCGATGCGGACGAGAAGATCGCGGCCTACCGCGCTGCCGCTGACTGCGAAAGCTCAGAGGCTCTGGTGGAGCTCGCAGCCGGTTGGGCCGATCGGTACGGAGCACTTCCCGCCGCCGTGCAGTCCCTCCTGCAGTTGATGGAGATGAAGCTGCTGGCCAAGCGTTGCGGCTTTTCCAGGATCAAACCGGAGAAACCGAACATCGTTCTGGAAACACCCATGGAGGAACCCGCCTTCCGTCTGCTGCGCCAGGGACTTCCCCAGCACCTGCATGGCCGGCTTGTGTACCAGGCCGGCAACGGCATCCTCCACAAGGTGATGGCAAGGGGCCTCGGGGTCCTGCCGATGGAGAAACAGCTGGAGCAGCTGATGGAGTGGCTGAGACTGATGGCCGCTCAGATTCCGGATGCAGAAGGGGTCAGCAGCGCTGAGCGCGAGGCAGCTGAGCGCGAACGCAACGCGTCGGTGCTGCGCGTGTGA
- a CDS encoding S41 family peptidase, translated as MPSVSPMRKVVRSGSLLILGLGGIAAAVVLSRPGLSLPSATGGSITDSPKEVIDQVWQIVYRDYMDSSGAYTESRWRQLRGELLRKSYADSDASYEAIRGMLDSLNDPYTRFLDPKEFKEMQIDTTGELMGVGIQLGLDKETKELVVISPIDGTPASRAGVQSKDVIVTIDGASTEGMSTSDAVKLIRGPEGSEVVLGLRRDGRVLNVPLIRARIELNAVKSSLNTAQDGSKVGYIRLKTFNANASREMRDAIRELEEQEADGYVLDLRSNPGGLLEASVDIARQWLNEGTIVSTRTREGIRDVRRATGSALTDKPMVVLINEGSASASEILSGALQENNRAELVGMKTFGKGLVQAVRGLADGSGMTVTIAKYLTPRGTDIHQNGIKPDLEADLTEKEIKGLTPDDLGTAKDGQYKVAESALVKVLTKADAGQTYNPTGANLQSALQTPE; from the coding sequence ATGCCCAGCGTTTCACCCATGCGGAAGGTGGTGCGGTCGGGCTCCCTGCTGATCCTGGGTCTGGGTGGAATCGCAGCTGCCGTTGTGCTGTCGCGGCCGGGGCTGAGTCTTCCGAGCGCCACCGGCGGTTCGATCACCGACAGCCCGAAAGAGGTGATCGATCAGGTCTGGCAGATCGTGTATCGCGATTACATGGATTCCAGTGGTGCCTACACCGAATCGCGCTGGCGTCAGCTGCGGGGCGAACTGCTCAGGAAGTCCTACGCCGACAGCGATGCCTCCTATGAGGCGATCCGCGGCATGCTTGACAGCCTGAACGACCCCTACACGCGCTTCCTGGACCCGAAGGAGTTCAAGGAGATGCAGATCGACACCACCGGGGAGCTGATGGGTGTCGGGATTCAGCTCGGTCTCGACAAGGAGACCAAGGAACTGGTGGTGATTTCGCCGATCGATGGAACTCCTGCCTCACGGGCCGGTGTGCAGTCCAAGGATGTGATCGTCACCATCGATGGTGCCTCCACCGAGGGCATGAGCACCTCCGATGCCGTCAAGCTGATCCGCGGACCTGAGGGCTCCGAGGTGGTGCTCGGCCTCCGCCGCGACGGCAGGGTTCTGAATGTGCCTCTGATCCGGGCCCGCATCGAACTCAATGCGGTGAAGTCCAGCCTCAACACCGCCCAGGACGGCAGCAAGGTCGGATACATCCGCCTGAAGACCTTCAATGCCAATGCATCCCGCGAGATGCGCGATGCGATCCGCGAACTCGAGGAGCAGGAGGCGGACGGCTATGTGCTGGATCTGCGCAGCAACCCAGGTGGTCTGCTCGAAGCCAGCGTTGACATCGCCCGCCAGTGGCTGAACGAGGGCACCATCGTCAGCACGCGCACCCGTGAGGGCATCCGTGATGTGCGTCGTGCCACCGGCAGCGCTCTCACCGACAAGCCCATGGTGGTGCTGATCAACGAGGGGTCGGCCAGTGCCAGCGAGATCCTCTCCGGAGCACTGCAGGAGAACAACCGTGCCGAACTCGTCGGCATGAAGACCTTCGGAAAGGGGCTTGTGCAGGCCGTTCGCGGCCTTGCTGATGGTTCCGGAATGACGGTGACCATCGCCAAATATCTGACCCCCCGTGGGACGGACATCCACCAGAACGGCATCAAACCGGATCTGGAAGCCGATCTCACTGAGAAGGAGATCAAGGGACTCACCCCGGATGATCTCGGAACGGCAAAGGACGGTCAGTACAAAGTCGCTGAGTCCGCCCTCGTGAAAGTGCTCACCAAAGCCGACGCCGGTCAGACCTACAACCCAACTGGTGCCAATCTTCAATCCGCGCTTCAAACTCCTGAGTAG
- the ispG gene encoding (E)-4-hydroxy-3-methylbut-2-enyl-diphosphate synthase gives MTATLPTTPAVVDRRYDTQIHRRVTRTVMVGDVPIGSDHPVVVQSMINEDTLDIEAAVAGIIRLAEAGSEIVRVTTPSMAHARAMGEIRAAVRSRGCTVPLVADVHHNGVKIAMEVAQHVDKVRINPGLFVFDKPDPGRQEFSDQEFAAIGARIRETFEPLVTLLRDQNKALRIGVNHGSLAERMLFTYGDTPKGMVESAMEFVRICDDLDFHNIVISMKASRAPVMLAAYRLMADTMDREGFHYPLHLGVTEAGDGDYGRIKSTAGIATLLADGLGDTVRVSLTEAPEREIPVCYSILQSLGLRKTMVEYVACPSCGRTLFNLEEVLHKVRDATAHLKGLDIAVMGCIVNGPGEMADADYGYVGKTPGVISLYRGREEIRKVPEDQGVSALIQLIKEDGRWVDPA, from the coding sequence ATGACCGCCACACTGCCGACCACGCCAGCTGTTGTGGATCGTCGTTACGACACCCAGATCCACCGGCGCGTCACCCGCACCGTGATGGTGGGGGACGTGCCCATCGGCAGTGACCATCCCGTGGTGGTGCAGTCGATGATCAATGAGGACACCCTCGACATCGAGGCCGCGGTGGCGGGCATCATCCGGCTGGCCGAGGCGGGCAGCGAGATCGTGCGGGTGACCACTCCCTCCATGGCCCATGCCCGAGCGATGGGTGAGATCCGGGCTGCCGTCCGATCCCGTGGCTGCACGGTTCCGCTCGTCGCTGATGTGCATCACAACGGCGTCAAGATCGCCATGGAAGTGGCTCAGCACGTCGACAAGGTCCGGATCAATCCAGGCCTGTTCGTCTTTGACAAGCCCGACCCCGGGCGTCAGGAGTTCTCAGACCAGGAATTCGCCGCCATCGGAGCCCGCATCCGCGAAACCTTCGAGCCACTCGTCACCCTGCTGCGGGATCAGAACAAGGCTCTCCGCATCGGTGTCAACCACGGCTCCCTCGCCGAACGGATGTTGTTCACCTACGGCGACACCCCCAAGGGAATGGTCGAGTCGGCGATGGAATTCGTGCGCATCTGCGATGACCTCGACTTTCACAACATCGTGATTTCCATGAAGGCCTCCCGCGCTCCGGTGATGCTGGCGGCGTACCGCCTGATGGCCGACACCATGGATCGGGAGGGTTTCCATTACCCGTTGCATCTCGGGGTGACGGAGGCCGGAGATGGTGATTACGGCCGCATCAAGAGCACCGCTGGGATCGCAACCCTGCTTGCCGATGGGCTCGGTGACACCGTCCGGGTGTCGCTCACCGAGGCTCCAGAGCGGGAAATCCCAGTTTGCTACTCGATTCTTCAGTCGCTGGGCCTGCGCAAGACGATGGTCGAATACGTGGCCTGCCCCAGCTGCGGTCGCACCCTGTTCAACCTTGAGGAGGTGTTGCACAAGGTGCGCGATGCCACGGCTCATCTCAAGGGGCTCGACATCGCCGTGATGGGTTGCATCGTCAACGGTCCAGGCGAGATGGCGGACGCTGACTACGGATATGTCGGCAAGACACCCGGCGTCATCTCTCTCTACCGCGGTCGCGAGGAGATCCGCAAGGTTCCCGAGGATCAGGGCGTCTCCGCTCTGATCCAGTTGATCAAGGAGGACGGCCGCTGGGTTGATCCGGCCTGA
- a CDS encoding uracil-DNA glycosylase, which translates to MAETPLTELDLCGSCTACSLSETRTRVVVSRGSASAPLMLIGEAPGAREDATGQPFVGRSGQALDRLLVEAGFDLETDVYICNAVKCRPPGNRRPKRVELAACRPWLDLQLQQVNPAAVVLAGATAVEAILGIKGGMTQLRGRWQRWQDRAVMPIFHPSYLLRNPSPDEGAPIDLTRRDLAAVRQHLCER; encoded by the coding sequence ATGGCCGAGACCCCGCTCACGGAACTGGACCTCTGTGGCAGCTGCACCGCCTGTTCCCTCTCGGAGACCCGCACCAGGGTGGTGGTGAGCCGAGGTTCCGCGTCGGCGCCTCTGATGCTGATCGGTGAGGCCCCCGGAGCCCGGGAAGATGCCACCGGCCAGCCGTTTGTCGGACGATCCGGCCAGGCGCTTGATCGTCTGCTGGTGGAAGCCGGATTCGACCTCGAGACGGACGTCTACATCTGCAATGCCGTGAAATGCCGACCGCCGGGCAACCGACGCCCGAAGCGGGTGGAACTCGCCGCCTGCCGGCCCTGGCTCGATCTTCAGCTGCAACAGGTGAACCCCGCAGCGGTCGTCCTGGCCGGTGCGACGGCGGTGGAGGCGATCCTGGGCATCAAGGGCGGCATGACGCAACTTCGGGGACGTTGGCAGCGATGGCAGGACCGTGCGGTGATGCCGATCTTCCACCCCTCGTATCTGCTGAGAAATCCTTCGCCTGATGAAGGTGCTCCCATCGATCTGACGCGCCGGGATCTGGCCGCGGTGCGACAGCACCTGTGCGAACGTTGA
- a CDS encoding VOC family protein, with protein sequence MSQTTSCQLIAMKPISITWVLAAHAPEPLARFYALAFGTVAEQGFSRQHWRVPLADGGCLEIYRPSRSRPFPERGRTLAPCLRLSACEHPLELLEACLPELIASGARVQQPPRVEPFGAEAWLEDPEQNPLLVVAPSI encoded by the coding sequence GTGTCCCAGACAACCAGTTGCCAGCTCATCGCCATGAAACCGATCTCGATCACCTGGGTGCTGGCGGCCCACGCCCCCGAACCCCTGGCCCGTTTCTATGCCCTTGCCTTCGGGACCGTCGCCGAACAGGGTTTCTCTCGGCAGCACTGGCGCGTGCCGCTGGCGGATGGGGGATGTCTGGAGATCTACCGCCCCTCTCGATCGCGTCCTTTCCCAGAGCGTGGACGAACCCTGGCGCCCTGTCTCAGGCTCTCCGCCTGTGAGCATCCCCTGGAGCTGCTCGAGGCGTGTCTCCCCGAGTTGATCGCCTCTGGCGCCAGAGTGCAGCAGCCCCCGCGCGTGGAGCCGTTCGGGGCTGAAGCCTGGCTGGAGGATCCCGAGCAGAATCCGCTGCTTGTGGTTGCCCCGTCCATCTGA
- a CDS encoding pyridoxal phosphate-dependent aminotransferase yields the protein MPTPTVLSQRAEALKPSLTLEIGARAKALRNEGRDICSLSAGEPDFDTPEFIVDAARKALGDGITRYGPAAGDPELRAAVAEKLSSENGIPTRPSQVLITNGGKQAIFNLFQVLLNPGDEVLIPAPYWLSYPDMAALAGARSVVIASNPEEGFRLDLSELEARITERTRLLVLNTPGNPTGRVMSRAELEALAELVRRHPRLLVMSDEIYEFLLAEGQEHHSFAAVAPDLAERCFTVNGFAKGWAMTGWRIGYLAGDETVIKAASALQSQSTSNVCSFAQRGALAALQGKRDCVIQMAESYNRRRTLLTQGLQAIEEITLLPPQGAFYAFPQLPERINDSMAFCRRALDESGLAVVPGVAFGEDRCIRLSCAVSRETIGDGLNRLSQMLQSF from the coding sequence ATGCCCACCCCGACCGTTCTGTCCCAACGGGCTGAAGCCCTGAAGCCGTCCCTGACCCTTGAAATCGGGGCCAGAGCGAAAGCGCTGAGGAACGAGGGCCGCGACATCTGCAGTCTGAGCGCCGGAGAGCCGGATTTCGACACCCCCGAGTTCATCGTCGACGCCGCCCGCAAGGCCCTCGGCGATGGAATCACCCGCTACGGGCCGGCGGCCGGTGATCCCGAACTGAGAGCGGCGGTGGCTGAGAAGCTGAGCAGCGAGAACGGCATTCCCACCAGGCCGAGCCAGGTGCTGATCACCAACGGTGGAAAGCAGGCGATCTTCAACCTGTTCCAGGTGCTGCTCAATCCCGGCGACGAAGTGCTGATCCCTGCGCCGTACTGGCTCAGTTACCCGGACATGGCCGCTCTGGCGGGAGCCAGGAGTGTTGTGATTGCGTCGAACCCTGAGGAGGGCTTCCGGCTCGATCTCTCCGAGCTGGAGGCACGCATCACGGAACGCACGCGCCTGCTGGTGCTCAACACCCCCGGGAATCCGACCGGACGGGTGATGAGCCGTGCGGAGCTGGAAGCTCTGGCCGAGCTGGTGCGCCGGCATCCTCGTCTGTTGGTGATGAGCGATGAGATCTACGAATTCCTCCTGGCGGAAGGGCAGGAGCACCACAGCTTCGCGGCCGTCGCACCGGATCTGGCGGAACGCTGCTTCACGGTCAATGGGTTCGCCAAAGGCTGGGCGATGACCGGATGGCGCATCGGGTACCTGGCCGGAGACGAGACCGTGATCAAGGCGGCGTCGGCGCTTCAGAGCCAGAGCACCAGCAACGTCTGCAGCTTCGCCCAGCGCGGTGCGCTGGCGGCACTGCAGGGCAAGCGGGACTGTGTGATTCAGATGGCGGAGAGCTACAACCGCCGCCGGACTCTGCTCACGCAGGGACTGCAGGCGATCGAGGAGATCACGCTGCTGCCGCCCCAGGGTGCGTTCTACGCCTTCCCTCAGCTTCCGGAACGGATCAACGATTCCATGGCGTTCTGCCGCAGAGCCCTGGACGAGTCCGGGCTGGCCGTCGTTCCGGGTGTCGCCTTCGGAGAGGACCGCTGCATCCGACTGTCCTGTGCGGTGTCGCGTGAGACGATCGGGGATGGTCTGAACCGACTCAGTCAGATGCTGCAGTCGTTCTGA
- a CDS encoding putative selenate ABC transporter substrate-binding protein, with protein sequence MPVRERLAVVVTGLLFGLGITATPTAAVRPLRIGAIPDQNPERLNRLHGALSAELSESLGVPVRYVPVSNYAAAVSAFRTGSLDLVWFGGLTGVQARLQTPGAKVVAQRDIDARFTSVFIANSGSGLRPITSQDQLKQLKGKRFTFGSESSTSGRLMPEHFLRQAAVTPRDFAGGRGGFSGSHDATVALVQSGAYEVGALNEQVWTSQVKDGRVDSSKVKVIWRTPPYADYHWLARPGLDDRFGTGFTERVRGTFIALKPDTERRRTILELFGAGSFIPAKASDYDAIANIGRQLGKIR encoded by the coding sequence ATGCCTGTGCGAGAACGCCTGGCCGTGGTCGTCACCGGACTGCTGTTCGGTCTCGGAATCACGGCCACCCCCACCGCCGCCGTCCGTCCTCTTCGGATCGGAGCGATCCCTGACCAGAATCCCGAACGGCTCAACCGCCTGCACGGGGCACTGTCCGCGGAACTGAGTGAGTCCCTCGGAGTGCCGGTGCGCTATGTCCCAGTCAGCAATTACGCCGCTGCGGTGAGCGCCTTCCGCACCGGCAGTCTGGATCTGGTCTGGTTCGGAGGACTCACCGGTGTGCAGGCACGCCTGCAGACCCCCGGGGCCAAAGTCGTGGCTCAGCGCGATATCGACGCCCGTTTCACCAGTGTGTTCATCGCCAACAGCGGGAGCGGTCTGCGTCCGATCACCAGTCAGGACCAGCTGAAGCAACTGAAGGGAAAACGCTTCACCTTCGGCTCGGAAAGTTCCACCTCAGGACGGCTGATGCCAGAGCACTTCCTGCGGCAAGCCGCTGTCACCCCCCGTGATTTCGCTGGAGGGAGAGGCGGATTCAGCGGCAGCCACGACGCGACGGTCGCTCTGGTGCAGAGCGGGGCCTATGAAGTCGGCGCTCTGAACGAGCAGGTCTGGACCAGCCAGGTGAAGGATGGACGGGTGGACAGCAGCAAGGTGAAGGTGATCTGGCGCACGCCTCCGTATGCCGACTATCACTGGCTGGCACGTCCCGGACTGGACGACCGTTTCGGCACCGGATTCACCGAACGGGTGCGCGGCACCTTCATCGCGCTGAAACCGGATACCGAGCGCCGGCGCACGATCCTGGAACTGTTCGGTGCGGGCAGCTTCATTCCGGCGAAGGCGTCGGACTACGACGCGATCGCCAACATCGGTCGGCAGCTCGGCAAAATCCGTTGA
- a CDS encoding phosphonate ABC transporter ATP-binding protein, translated as MTAVLAMRQVGVRGRLEPLDLRIAIGERVALLGASGAGKTTLLSLANGSLQPDQGQVQWRGQPIRTLPRRRRLEIGTLWQDLRLIEELTVSRNVNAGALGRHSLLWALRNLLQPLERRECLAAVTAAGLEPELMDTTVSRLSGGQRQRVALARLLRQQPLLVLADEPLSALDPVLAEEVMLGLLDQAGCLVSLHRPDLVHRFDRVIGLRQGRLVLDKSTGDVTSDAIACLYQSL; from the coding sequence TTGACCGCTGTGCTGGCGATGCGGCAGGTGGGCGTTCGGGGGCGCCTGGAACCGCTCGATCTGCGCATTGCCATCGGAGAACGTGTCGCTCTGCTCGGAGCCAGTGGCGCCGGAAAAACGACGCTGCTCAGCCTCGCCAATGGCAGTCTTCAGCCCGATCAGGGCCAGGTGCAGTGGCGAGGCCAGCCGATCAGGACACTGCCGCGGCGGAGGCGTCTGGAGATCGGAACCCTCTGGCAGGACCTGCGGCTGATCGAGGAACTGACGGTCAGCCGCAATGTCAATGCCGGTGCCCTCGGGCGACACTCCCTGCTCTGGGCCCTGCGCAATCTGCTCCAGCCGCTCGAACGGCGGGAGTGCCTGGCCGCGGTGACCGCAGCGGGTCTGGAGCCTGAACTGATGGACACCACGGTGAGCCGTCTGTCCGGCGGCCAGCGTCAGCGGGTGGCTTTGGCCCGCCTGTTGCGGCAGCAACCGCTTCTGGTGCTCGCGGATGAACCCCTCTCCGCTCTGGATCCCGTCCTTGCCGAGGAGGTGATGCTCGGTCTGCTGGATCAGGCCGGCTGCCTGGTGAGCCTGCACCGTCCCGACCTGGTGCATCGCTTCGACCGCGTCATCGGCTTGCGGCAAGGGCGCCTCGTGCTCGACAAATCCACCGGCGATGTCACGTCTGACGCGATCGCATGCCTCTACCAATCCCTCTGA